One genomic segment of Kribbella jejuensis includes these proteins:
- a CDS encoding Fpg/Nei family DNA glycosylase: MPEGDTVWRACKRLNRALAGQELVSTDFRVPSLATTDLSGRTVLEVVARGKHILMRLSGGLTLHSHFRMDGSWHLYRPGEKWRGGPAHEIRVVLETAPWTAVGYRLPVLDLVSTDDEDSVVGHLGPDLLSPSFDRATAISNIESDRGRTISEALLDQRNLAGIGNFYRIEVCFLLGLHPWRPVSTVDVPAAVDLSRKLMKANVRNGTQVSTGVDRPGQRSWVFERAGKPCRRCGTTILTGQLGEPTRERVTYWCPACQPEV; the protein is encoded by the coding sequence ATGCCCGAGGGAGACACCGTCTGGCGGGCGTGCAAGCGGCTGAACCGGGCGCTCGCCGGACAGGAGCTCGTCAGCACGGACTTCCGCGTGCCATCGCTCGCGACAACCGACCTCAGCGGACGAACCGTCCTGGAGGTCGTTGCGCGGGGCAAGCACATCCTGATGCGGCTGTCCGGCGGACTGACGCTCCACAGTCACTTCCGGATGGACGGCAGCTGGCATCTGTACCGGCCTGGTGAGAAATGGCGCGGCGGGCCGGCACACGAGATCCGGGTCGTCCTGGAAACGGCGCCCTGGACCGCCGTCGGTTATCGGCTCCCGGTGCTTGATCTCGTCAGCACCGACGACGAGGACAGCGTGGTCGGGCATCTCGGTCCCGATCTGCTGTCACCCTCGTTCGACCGCGCGACGGCGATCTCCAACATCGAATCCGACCGCGGACGGACGATCAGCGAAGCGCTGCTCGATCAGCGGAACCTGGCAGGAATCGGCAACTTCTATCGGATCGAGGTTTGCTTCCTGCTCGGTCTGCACCCTTGGCGGCCGGTGTCGACGGTCGACGTACCGGCGGCGGTCGATCTCAGCCGGAAGCTGATGAAGGCGAATGTCCGCAACGGCACCCAGGTCAGCACCGGTGTCGACCGGCCCGGGCAGCGCTCCTGGGTGTTCGAACGCGCCGGAAAGCCGTGCCGCCGCTGCGGTACGACGATCCTCACCGGGCAGCTCGGGGAACCGACCCGCGAACGAGTCACCTATTGGTGCCCTGCCTGCCAGCCCGAGGTCTGA
- a CDS encoding DUF4262 domain-containing protein — MCDLCGGLTDELFARQLEDKIQTYGWAMFYVSGDGARNPAFGYTLGLSLYEHPEIIVFDDEPAFAQPSLKPLAWAVMAGAEFDEGDDLSCFFPPPDTAQLLRFPDSATHLYTANTMFRQPGQPPLPALQLVVPSRTALMRPTGSGQAPHGGAR; from the coding sequence ATGTGCGACCTGTGCGGCGGCCTGACCGACGAGCTGTTTGCGCGGCAGCTCGAAGACAAGATCCAGACGTACGGCTGGGCGATGTTCTACGTCTCGGGCGACGGGGCCCGGAATCCGGCCTTCGGGTACACGCTCGGTCTCAGCCTGTACGAGCATCCGGAGATCATCGTCTTCGACGACGAGCCGGCCTTCGCGCAGCCGAGCCTGAAGCCGCTTGCCTGGGCTGTGATGGCCGGCGCCGAGTTCGACGAGGGCGATGACCTGTCCTGCTTCTTCCCACCGCCGGACACCGCCCAACTCCTGCGATTCCCGGATTCGGCGACACACTTGTACACAGCGAACACGATGTTCCGGCAGCCCGGCCAGCCGCCACTGCCCGCGCTCCAACTCGTCGTGCCGAGCCGGACGGCCCTCATGCGGCCGACCGGCAGTGGGCAGGCTCCGCACGGAGGAGCCCGATGA
- a CDS encoding helix-turn-helix domain-containing protein produces MVLVRGLLGDVLRRKRLRQGRTLREVSADARVSLGYLSEVERGQKEASSELLAAICMALDVPLSTVFAEVSEDLAREEALVLAHPAIESEVVASAA; encoded by the coding sequence ATGGTGCTGGTTCGTGGCCTGCTGGGCGACGTGCTGCGGCGTAAGCGGCTGCGCCAGGGGCGCACTCTGCGCGAGGTATCCGCCGACGCCCGCGTCAGCCTCGGCTACCTGTCCGAGGTCGAGCGTGGCCAGAAGGAAGCCTCCAGCGAGCTGCTGGCGGCGATCTGCATGGCGCTCGACGTACCGCTGTCGACGGTCTTCGCCGAGGTGAGCGAGGATCTGGCCCGCGAAGAGGCGCTCGTGCTGGCACACCCAGCGATCGAGTCCGAGGTCGTGGCCTCGGCCGCCTGA